In Treponema vincentii, a single window of DNA contains:
- a CDS encoding PAS domain-containing protein yields MEMKRHLDSVNEAKIKTVLQLKNDYNAGKISLTDAKRILKEKVGSLKPYEIALAEQELKEFDENECQKEDIQKMLELFEDIMDTSRPDLPDDHPIMCYYRENDALKKILLEIEDLVQYPLIKNQWLGIYDRLDQFRIHLSRKQNQLYSILEKKGFDRPTTTMWTLDNFIRDEIRDARKLLEDDADDQFIAVQSSIVADVRDLLQKEEAILYPTSLAMINEKEFEEMKSGDKEIGFAWINDTANGTPDKNASGHTAQNTQASSTAGQASSLTEDLAAVLRKHGLNVGSENSSAFDVATGKLTLEQINLIYRHLPVDLSYVDEDEMVCFYSDTEHRVFPRSKNVIGRNVKNCHPRASVHIVEEIIEKFRSGEQDSAEFWINKPGIFIYILYTAVRDEHGKFRGILEMMQDCTHIRSLTDSQTLLTWKKGGEISGQTVIQEDSTTSHNGDTADAKCAAGTSHTQSSESPQRDKKLSAADITADTLLKDIFEDYPALKDRMEEISPKFKMLKTPLARIMLPKATIKIASERTGVELNTLIAEIKKRLGK; encoded by the coding sequence ATGGAAATGAAACGCCATTTAGATTCAGTAAATGAGGCAAAGATAAAAACGGTTCTTCAGCTGAAGAATGACTATAATGCAGGCAAAATCAGCTTGACAGATGCCAAACGGATATTAAAGGAAAAAGTCGGTTCCTTAAAACCGTACGAGATCGCCCTCGCAGAGCAAGAACTTAAAGAGTTTGATGAAAATGAATGCCAAAAAGAAGACATTCAAAAGATGCTTGAGCTTTTTGAGGATATTATGGATACGAGTCGTCCCGACTTACCCGACGATCATCCTATCATGTGCTATTACCGCGAAAACGATGCGCTCAAAAAAATCCTATTGGAAATCGAAGACCTTGTGCAATACCCGCTTATCAAAAATCAGTGGCTCGGTATATATGACCGGCTGGATCAGTTCAGAATACACCTATCGCGCAAGCAAAATCAGCTCTATTCTATTTTGGAAAAAAAAGGCTTTGACCGACCTACGACAACAATGTGGACGCTGGATAATTTTATCCGTGATGAAATCCGTGATGCGCGAAAGCTGCTGGAAGACGATGCCGACGATCAATTTATTGCGGTGCAATCTTCGATTGTTGCCGATGTACGCGACTTACTGCAAAAAGAAGAAGCAATTTTGTATCCTACTTCGCTTGCGATGATCAATGAAAAAGAATTTGAAGAGATGAAATCGGGAGACAAAGAAATCGGCTTTGCGTGGATAAACGACACTGCAAACGGCACACCTGATAAAAACGCTTCCGGACACACAGCACAGAATACGCAAGCGTCGAGCACTGCAGGACAGGCTTCTTCCTTGACGGAGGATTTAGCCGCAGTATTACGCAAGCACGGTTTAAATGTCGGCAGCGAAAACAGTTCCGCTTTTGACGTGGCAACCGGTAAGCTGACACTCGAACAAATCAATTTGATTTACCGGCATCTGCCTGTCGATCTTTCGTATGTAGACGAAGATGAAATGGTCTGCTTTTATTCCGATACGGAGCACCGCGTATTTCCGCGCAGCAAAAATGTCATCGGGCGGAATGTAAAAAACTGCCACCCGCGGGCAAGCGTGCATATCGTCGAAGAGATTATCGAAAAGTTCCGATCGGGCGAACAGGACTCTGCGGAATTCTGGATCAATAAACCTGGCATCTTTATCTACATCTTGTATACGGCAGTCCGCGACGAACACGGAAAATTCCGCGGTATCCTTGAGATGATGCAGGACTGTACACATATCCGCAGTCTAACCGATTCGCAAACGCTGCTGACGTGGAAAAAAGGCGGCGAGATAAGCGGCCAAACCGTTATCCAAGAGGACTCGACTACATCTCATAACGGTGATACCGCCGATGCGAAATGCGCAGCCGGCACGTCACATACACAGAGTTCCGAATCTCCGCAGCGGGATAAAAAACTTTCCGCTGCGGATATTACCGCCGATACGCTTTTAAAAGATATCTTTGAAGATTATCCTGCATTAAAAGATCGAATGGAAGAAATCAGTCCTAAGTTTAAAATGCTGAAAACGCCGCTTGCACGGATCATGCTGCCGAAAGCAACGATTAAAATTGCGAGCGAACGCACCGGTGTTGAACTGAATACTTTAATTGCGGAAATAAAAAAGCGGCTCGGAAAATAG